TAGTAGAAGTCGAGCGCCCGCGACACGCCGTCCACCGTGAAGTACGGGTCGACCGTGCTGACCACGAAGGTGCGGTTGTAGCGGCTGGTGTTGAACTCCACGCCCAGGTAGTTGCCCGAGCCGAAGATGTTGTCCTGCTTGATCGAGGCGGTCAGCGTGAGCTTCTCGGCGCTGGAGAAGCCGGCACCCAGCATCAGGTTGCCGGTCGGCTTCTCGACCACGTTGAGGGTCAGGTCGACCTGGTCGGTCGTGCCGGGCACCTCGTTGGTCTCGATGTTCACCTCGTTGAAGTAGCCGAGGCGGTCGACCCGGTCGCGCGACATGCGGATCTTGTCGCCGTCGTACCAGGACGACTCGAACTGCCGGAACTCGCGGCGCACCACCTCGTCGCGGGTGCGGGTGTTGCCGGCCACGTTGACCCGGCGCACATACACCCGGCGCTGCGGCTCGGCCTGCAGCACGACGGCCACACGGCCGTTGGCCCGGTCGATGTCGGTGCGCGGCTCGACCCGCGCGAAGGCATAGCCGAAGGCACCGAAGCGCTCGGTGAACTTGCGCACCGTCTCGGCGACGTCCTCGGCCCGATAGGCCTTGCCGGGGTCGATGGTGACCAGCGACTTGAACTCTTCTTCCTTGCCCAGGTACTCGCCTTCCAGCCGCACGCCGGTGACGACATAGGGCTGGCCCTCGCGGACATTGATGGTGATCGTGATGTCCTGCTTGTCCGGCGAAATGGCCACCTGGGTGGACTCGACGGCAAACTCCAGGTAGCCGCGGTTCAGGTAGAAGGAGCGCAGCGACTCCAGGTCGGCATTGAGCTTGGCACGCGAATAGCGGTCGCTCTTGGTGTACCAGGTCAGCCAGCCGCCGGTGGTCAGCGAGAACAGGTCCTTCAGCTCGCCTTCGGAGTAGGCCTTGTTGCCGACGATGCGGATGTCCTTGATCTTGGCCACACCACCTTCGGTGACCGTGAAGGTCACGTTGACGCGGTTGCGTTCCTGCGGCGTGATGGTGGTGATGACCTCGGCACCGTACAGGCTCTTGGCCAGGTACTGGCGCTTGAGTTCCTGCTCGGCACGGTCGATGAGCGCCTTGTCGAAGGGCCGGCCGTCGGCGATGCCGACGTCGCGCAGCGCCTTGGTCAGGACGTCCTTGTCGAATTCCTTCGTGCCGACGAACTCGACGTTGGAGATGATGGGGCGCTCCTGCACCACCACCACGACCACGTTGCCCTCGACCTCGATGCGAACATCGGAGAACAGACCCGTGCCGAACAGCGAGCGCAGCGCGGCCGCCCCCTTCTCGTCGTTGTAGGTGTCGCCGATGCGGAACGGCAGCGAGCCGAACACGGTGCCGGCCTCGGTGCGCTGCAGGCCTTCGACCCGGATGTCGCTGAGCGTGAAGGGCTCCACCGCCCAGGCTGCAGCTGATTGAAGGGCCGCGAAGATCGCGGCAGCGATCAGCGTCGGTTGGCGGAAGCTGTGAAACGCGCGAGCGCGCGAGCGAGAGGAAAGCAGCATGAGGTCAGTGCTGACCCAGGAGCCGGGCCACGTCGTTGTAGAGGGCGATGGAGGTCATCAGGACGATGATGGCCAGGCCCACGAACTGCAGCCGATCCAGCCACACATCGGAGATCGGCCGCCCTGTCACCCCTTCGAAAAGATAATACATCAGGTGTCCCCCATCGAGGACCGGGAGCGGCAGCAGGTTCACGACACCCAGGCTCACGCTCACCATTGCCAGGAAACCCAGGTAATAGGCCAGCCCGAGGCTGGACGACTGGCCGGCATAGTCGGCAATGCTCAGCGGGCCGCTGAGGTTCTTGACCGAGGCCTGGCCGATCAGCATCTTGCCGAGCATGCGCAAGCTCAGCATCGAGACTTCCCACGTACGTGTCACGCCATACGCGATGCCATCGAGCACGCCATAGGACACCTGCACCATCTCGGGCGGCCGGCCCACGAAGGCGCCAATGCGGCCAATGGTCCGGCCGTCGACCTCCTCCACCTTGGGCTGGACCCGCAGCTGCAGGGTGCCACCGCCCCGCTCCACCTGCCAGTCCATCGCGCGCGGCTGGCCGTCCTGCACCGCACCCCGGATGCGTTCGCGCAGGCGCGCCGCGTCGCGCACCGGCTCACCGTCCACCGCCAGCACCCGGTCGCCTTCGCGCAGTCCGGCCTGCGCGGCCGGGCTGGCCGGCACGATCTCGCCCATCACCGGCTCGCCATAGGGCGCGCCGATGCCGACCTTCTGCATCAACTGGGCATCGACGTCCTCCGAGCCGAGCTCGGCCAGCGGCAGGCGCACCGAACGGGCATGGTGTCCCTGGGCGTCGGTCACGTCCAGCGTGAGGTCGCGCCGGTCCACCATCGCGTCGATCATGGCCCAGCGCAGGTCGCTGAACGAGCGCAGCTCACGCGCGCCCTCGCCGTCATCGGCCGCCTGCACCCAGTCGCCTGCCCGCAGGCCGGCCTTCTCGGCCAGGCTGCCGGCGGTCGGGGCGCCGAGCACGGCCTTGGGTTCCTCGGTGCCGACCCAGCCCGCCACCGCATACAGCAGCATGGCGAGCACCAGGTTGGCGATCGGCCCCGCCGCCACGATCAGCGCGCGGGAGCGCAGCGGCTGCCGCTCCAGGGCAAGATGGGCTTCGGCCGGCGGCACCGGCACGCCGCTGCGCTGGTCCAGCATGCGGACATAGCCGCCCAGCGGCAGCGCGGACAGGACGAACTCGGTACTGTCGGGGCTGCGCTGGTAGCGCAGCAGGACCTTGCCGAACCCCAGCGAGAAACGCAGGACCTTGACGCCGCAGGCCTTTGCCATTCGGTAGTGGCCCCACTCGTGCACGAGCACCACGATGCTCAGTGTCACCAGGAAGCCGAGGACCGGGTTCATCGGCTCCGGCTCCCGATGCGTTGGAGCGCGCAGCGACGTGCGGCCGCGTCCAGCTCCAGCAGGCCGTCGAGCGACTCGGTCGCGCCGGCTGGCAGCACGAAGGCCGCCAGCGTGTCGGCGTTGACCGCATGGATCTGGTCGAAGCCGATGCGCCCGTCGAGGAAGGCCGCCACGGCCTCCTCGTTGGCCGCGTTGAGCACCGCGGTGCTGCCTTGCGGGCCGCGCAGCGTGTCCCAGGCGAGTTGCAGCCCCGGGAAGCGAGCCGCATCCGGCGCCTCGAAGGTCAGCGCCGAGAGCTGCGTGAAGTCGAGCGCCTGTGCCCCGCTCTCGATGCGCCGCGGCCAGGCCAGGCCATAGGCGATCGGCACCCGCATGTCCGGCGTGCCGAGCTGGGCGAGCACCGAGTTGTCGCGGCAGACCACCATCGAGTGGATGATGCTCTGCGGATGGATCACCACCTCGATCTGCTCGGGCGCGAGGTCAAACAGCCAGCGGGCCTCGATGACTTCGAGCGCCTTGTTCATCATGGTGGCGGAGTCCACCGAGATCTTGCGCCCCATCACCCAGTTGGGATGGGAGCAGGCCTCGGCCGGCGTCACCGCCCCGAGCGTGCCGGGATCGCGCTGGCGGAACGGCCCGCCGGAGGCGGTCAGCACGATGCGCTGGATGCGCTGCTGCCAGGTGGTGGCGTCCTCGGGCAGGCACTGGAAGATGGCCGAATGCTCGCTGTCGATGGGCAGCAGCGTCGCGCCGCCCGAACGCACCGCCCGCATGAACAGTGCGCCGCCCACCACCAGCGCCTCCTTGTTGGCCAGCAACAGGCGCTTGCCACTGCGCGCGGCGGCCAGGCACGGCGCCAGGCCGGCGGAACCGACGATGGCGCCCATCACGGTGTCCACCTCGGGATGCGCGGCGATCTCGGCCAGGGCCGAGCTGCCGGCCAGCACCTCGGTGCGGCTGCCAGCCTGCTGCAGCCGGCTCCGCAGGCGGGCCGCGGCGTCAGCATCCGACATCACCGCGAAGCGCGGTTGCCATTGCAGGCACTGGGCCAGCAGTTCATCGACCCGGCTGTGGGCCGTCAGCGCGAACACCTGGTAGAGGCCGGGATGCCGTGCCATCACGTCCAACGTGCTGGTGCCCACCGAACCGGTCGAGCCCAGGATGCAGACCTGCTGCAATGCAGCGGCGTCGGAATGTGTCACAAGAGGCTCAGGGTCAGGGCAATGGGAAAGACCGGCAGCAAGGCGTCGATGCGGTCCAGCACGCCGCCATGGCCCGGCAGCAGCTGGCTGCTGTCCTTGGCACCGACGCTGCGCTTGACCAGTGATTCGAACAGGTCACCCACCACGCTCATGGCGGCCAGGAACAGGCAGACCACCACCAGGCCGGCCCAGCCGAAGCGGCCCTGCATCTCGGTGTAGAGGCTCGGCGAACCGAGCGGTGCGGAACGGTCCAGCGTCACCCAGGCCACGGCAAGCACCAGCACGCCGGCCATGCCGCTCCAGACGCCTTCCCAGCTCTTGCCGGGGCTGATGGCCGGCGCCAGCTTGCGCCGCCCGAAGGCGCGACCGCCGAAATAGGCCGCGATGTCGGCCGCCCAGACCAGGCAGAACACCGACAGCAGGTAGGCCACGCCGACTTCCTTGGCGCGCGTCAGCGCCACCCAGGTCAGCCACAACATCAGCACACCGAGGCCCAGCCGCAGCACGGCGGGCACCGCAGGCCAGCGCGAAGGGCCGCTTTTGAGCACGAAGGCGCCGCCCAGCACCCAGGCCGCGGTGGCCGCCCACCACAGCCAGGGTTGCCCTGTCAGCGGCAGCTCGCGCCACCAGGTCAGCGCGCACAGGCCACCGACCAGCGCGCCGAGCGCCACCGAACCGGCGGCGCCGGCCTGGTTGAGCCGGCCCCACTCCCAGCCGGCTGCAGCCACCATCACCACGCTCAGCAATGCGAACGGCCAGACCTGCGGAGTCAGCAAGGCCGGCAGCAGCACCGCCAACAGCACCAGGGCCGTGATGACACGTTGCCTCAGCATGGGTCAGGCTCCTTGAGTTGCGAGGGCCGGCGGCGCCGCATCGACGCCGCCGAAGCGGCGCTCACGCCGCGCGAAGGCAGCGATGGCGGCATCGAGTTCGGCCTCGCCGAACTCCGGCCACAGGCAGTCGGTGAAATAGAGTTCCGAGTAGGCGGTCTGCCACAGCAGGAAGTTGCTGATGCGCAGCTCACCGCCTGTGCGGATGAAGAGATCGGGGTCCGGCGCATAGTTCAGCGCCATGTAGCGGCTGAGGGCGGCCTCGGTGATGTCGGCGGCGCCCAGGCCGTCAGCCACCGCGCGCTGGCAGGCCTGCACGATGTCCCAGCGGCCACCGTAGTTGAACGCCACCGACAGCACCAGCTTGCTGTTGTGCTGCGTGGCGGCCTCGGCCTTGTCCCAGGAGGCGCGCACCTTCTCGGACACCGCCGAGCGGTCACCGACGATGCGGATGCGCACGCCCTCCTGCGCCAGGCGCTCCACATGGCGGGCCACTGCCACCAGCACCAGGCTCATCAGGCCGGACACCTCGTCGGCCGGGCGACGCCAGTTCTCCGAGGAGAAGGCGAACACGGTGAGGTAGTCGATGCCGCGCACCACGCAGGCCTTGACGGTGCGCACCAGCGCATCGACGCCCTGCTCATGGCCGAAGGCCCGCGGCATGAACCGCTTGTTGGCCCAGCGGCCGTTGCCATCCATCACGATGGCAACGTGGCGGGGCACCGCTTTGGAATCGGATGACACGTTGGAGCTGCCTGGGCCGCTGGAGGACACCGGGTCAGACCGCAAGGATCTCGGCTTCCTTGCCGGCGATCAGCTTGTCGATCTCGGCGATGGTGCGGTCGGTCAGCTTCTGCACTTCGTCCTGCGAGCGACGCTCGTCGTCTTCGGTGATCAGCTTGTCCTTGAGCAGCTTCTTGGCCTGCTCGTTGGCGTCGCGGCGCAGGTTGCGCACGGCCACCTTGGCGTCCTCGCCGGCATGGCGCACGACCTTGGTCAGGTCGCGGCGGCGCTCTTCGGTGAGCGGCGGCATCGGCACGCGGATCAGGTCGCCCTGCGACGCCGGGTTCAGGCCCAGGTCAGACTCGCGGATGGCCTTCTCGATCTTGGCACCCATGCCCTTTTCCCAGGGCTGGACGCTGATGGTGCGGGCATCGAGCAGCGTGACGTTGGCCACCTGGCTGATCGGCACCATGGAGCCGTAGTACTCGACGTTGACCTGGTCGAGCAGGCCCGGGTGCGCCCGGCCGGTGCGGATCTTGGTCAGTTCGTGCTTGTAGGCCTCGACCGACTTCTGCATCTTCTGCTCGGCCGTCTTCTTGATGTCTGCGATGGTCATGAGCTTCGTACTCCTCAAACGTGGACCAGGGTGCCCTCGTCCTCACCGAGCACGACCTGCTTGAGCGCACCCGGCTTGAAGATGCTGAACACCTTGATGGGCAGCTTCTGGTCGCGGCACAGCGCGAACGCCGTGGCATCCAGCACCTGCAGGTTCTTGATGATCGCCTCGTCGAAGCTGATCTTCGAGTAGCGGGTGGCCGTCAGGTCCTTCTTGGGGTCGGCGGTATAGACACCGTCGACCTTGGTGGCCTTGAGCATGATCTCGGCACCGATCTCGGCGCCGCGCAGCGCGGCTGCCGTGTCGGTCGTGAAGAAGGGGTTGCCGGTGCCGGCGGCGAAGATCACCACCTTGCCTTCTTCCAGGTATTGCAGCGCCTTCGGACGCACATAGGGCTCGACCACCTGCTCGATGCCGATGGCCGACATGACGCGGGCCACCATGCCTTCCTGGCGCATCGTGTCGGCCAGCGCCAGCGCGTTCATCACGGTCGCCAGCATGCCCATGTAGTCGGCGGTGGCCCGGTCCATGCCGACCGAGCCGCCCGCGACGCCGCGGAAGATGTTGCCGCCGCCGATCACGACCGCCACTTCGCAGCCCAATGCCGTCACCTCCTGGATCTCGCGCACCATGCGGACGATGGTGGCGCGGTTGATGCCATAGGCATCGTCGCCCATCAGGGCTTCACCGGAAAGCTTGAGCAGGATGCGCTTATATGCCGGCATGCAGTTCCTCCTGAGGGTGCGGCGGGTTTGGGTGCGAAGTGTAGGGGATGGCGGCAACAGGGTTTACTGGCCCTTGGCAGCAGCGACTTGCGCGGCCACCTCGGCAGCGAAGTCGTCCTGCTTCTTCTCGATGCCTTCGCCGACGACGTAGAGCGTGAAGCCCTTCACCGTGGTGTTGGCAGCCTTGAGCATCTGCTCGACGGTCTGCTTGTCGTTCTTCACGAAGGGCTGGTTGAACAGCGACACTTCCTTCAGGAACTTCTGCACCGAGCCCTCGACCATCTTGGCGACGATGTCGGCCGGCTTGCCGGATTCGGCAGCCTTTTGCTCGGCCACCGAACGCTCCTTGGCGATCAGTTCGGCGGGCACCTGGTCGGCCGACAGCGAGACGGGCTTCATCGCAGCGATGTGCATCGCCACGTCCTTGGCCGCCACTTCGTCGCCGGTGAACTCGACCACCACGCCGATGCGGGTGCCGTGCAGGTAGCTGACCAGCTGGCTGTCGCCGGCGAAGCGCTTGAAGCGGCGGATCGTCATGTTCTCGCCGATCTTGCCGATCAGGCCGGTGCGGGTGGCTTCGACGGTGGTGCCGTTCAGGTCCAGCGCCGACAGGGCTGCCACATCGGCCGGGCCTTGCTTGGCGACCACTTCGGCCAGTGCCTTGCCGAAAGCCAGGAAGTCGTCGTTCTTGGTGACGAAGTCGGTTTCGCAGTTCAGCTCGAGCAGCGCGCCGGTGTTGCCTTCGATGAAGGCGGCGACGATGCCCTCGGCCGTCACGCGCGAGGCCGCCTTGCCGGCCTTGTTGCCGAGCTTGACGCGCAGGATCTCTTCAGCGCGGTCCAGGTCGCCGTCGGCTTCCGTCAGCGCCTTCTTGCACTCCATCATCGGGGCATCGGTCTTGGCGCGCAGTTCGGCGACGAGGCTAGCGGTAATTGCGGGCATAACTATCTCCAGTTCTCTTGCATGCTCCGGGCGGCAGGCGCCCGGCATCGAAATCGGATGCTGCTGAAAAAAAGGGGCTGAAGCAGCCCCCGTTTCAGCGCCTCGGGAGGGCTCAGGCGGCTTCGTTGACTTCCACGAACTCGTCGTCGCCACCGGCACCGGCGGCTTGCACCACTTCGTTCACGGCGTTGGCCTTGCCTTCGAGCACGGCGTCAGCCACGGCACGCGCGTAGAGCGCCACGGCCTTGGAGGAGTCGTCGTTGCCGGGGATGACATAGTCGATCTCGGCCGGCGAGTGGTTGCTGTCGACCACGCCGATCACCGGGATGCCGAGCTTCTTGGCTTCGGCCACGGCGATCTTGTGATAGCCCACGTCGATCACGAACAGCGCGTCAGGCAGCGCGTTCATGTCCTGGATGCCGCCGATGTCCTTTTCCAGCTTGGCAATCTCGCGCTGGAACAGCAGGCCTTCCTTCTTGTTCATCGACTCCAGGCCGGCTTCGACCTGGGCTTGCATGTCCTTGAGCTTCTTCAGGGAGGTCTTGACCGTCTTGAAGTTGGTCAGCATGCCGCCGAGCCAGCGCTGGTCGACGAAAGGCATGCCAGCACGCTGCGCCTCGGCCGAAACGAACTCGCGCGCCTGGCGCTTGGTACCCACCATCAGGATCGTGCCGCGCTTGGCCGACAGCTGGCGCACGAACTTCATCGCTTCCTCGAACATCGGAAGCGTCTTCTCGAGGTTGATGATGTGGATCTTGTTGCGATGGCCGAAGATATACGGGGCCATCTTGGGGTTCCAGAAGCGGGTCTGGTGACCAAAGTGGACACCTGCTTCCAGCATTTCGCGCATCGTCACGGGCATGTTTTGCTCCAAAGGTTGGGTCTAAAATCCGGCGCACATTGCAACGCGACTTTCCTGTTGCAACACCTTCAAACCGCCGGGTTTGTGATTTGTCGACCTGGCCCGTTCCAGGCCCGATGCCGGGCCGGTGGCCTGCCCCGAAGTACTTCCATGAAGCGGCTTCAGAAGGGCCGGGAACGAAGGGCTTAGAAGTGGCCCGTCCAGGTAAACCCGAAGAGTATAACAGCTCCATGCACATCGACTTGATTTCGGCGCGCGACGCGCTGCGTGAGCGCCGCGTCCGCGCGGCCGACCTGCTGGCACAAGCCCAGGCCGCAGCACGTTCGCCCGCCTGCCGCCATGTCTTCCTGCGCGAGTTCACCGCGTCCGCCGAAGCGGCCGCGCGCTCGGCCGACCTGGCCGTGGACGCCGGCGCCCCCCTGTTGCCACTGGCTGGGCTGGCGGTGAGCGTGAAAGACCTGTTCGACGTCGCCGGCCAGCCAACCACCGGCGGCTCCGTCGTGCTGGCTGACGCGCCGCCCGCCGCGGCCGACGCCGGCGCGGTCGCACGGCTGCGCCAGGCCGGGGCGGCACTGGTGGGCCACACCAACATGACCGAGTTCGCCTTCTCCGGCGTCGGCTGGAACCCGCACCATGGCACACCGGCCAATGCCGGCAGCCGTGCGGCCGACCCCAGCGGCGAGCGCATCCCGGGCGGCTCCAGTTCGGGTGCTGCCGTGTCGGTGGCGTGCGGCGCCGCCTGGGCAGCGCTCGGCTCCGACACCGGCGGCTCGATCCGCATCCCCGCAGCCTTGCAAGGCCTGGTGGGTTTCAAGAACACCGCGCGCCTCACGCCACTGAGTGGTGCCATCCCGCTGTCCACCACCTTGGATACGGCCTGCGCCCTCACCCGCTCGGTGCGCGATGCGGTGCTGCTGCACGAAGTGCTGGCGGCGCGGCAGCTGGCCCTGCCGCGACGCCCGCTGGCGGCACGCCGCCTCGCGGTCGTGCGGCACACCATGCAGGACGGCCTCGATGCCGAGGTGGCCAGCGCCTTCGAGGCCAGCCTCGACCGGCTGCGCCGCGGTGGCGCCCGCATCGAGGAAATCGGCCTGGCCGAGCTGGGCGAGCTGGCCCAGATCCAGTCCACCGGGGGCTTCTCTGCGGCCGAAAGTTGGGCCTGGCACCGCCGGCTGCTGGAGCGCTCGGGCGACCGCTACGACCCGCGCGTGGCGCAGCGCATTCGCCGCGGCGCCACGATGAGCGCGGCGGAGTACATCGAGCTGCAGCAGGCCCGCACTGCATGGATCGCCCGGGTGCAGGCGGCTCTGAGCGGCTTCGACGCGGTGCTGTCACCCACGGTGCCGATCGTGGCCCCGCCGATCGCCGAGATCGCTCATGACGACGACGCCTTCTTCCGCATCAACGCCCTGCTGCTGCGCAACACCTCGGTGGTGAACATGCTGGACGGCTGTGCGCTGTCCCTGCCTTGCCAGGCGGCAGGTCGCCTGCCGGTGGGCTTGATGGTGTGGGCCGGTCCGCTGTGCGATGACACCGTGCTCGACCTGTCGCTGGCCATCGAGGCCCAGCTCCTCGCGCAGGAAGGCTGAACGATGCACCTTGCCGTCATCGGCGCCGGCATCGCGGGCGTCACCGCCGCGCATGCGCTTGTCACCGCCGGCCACCGCGTCACCGTGTTCGAGCGCCGCGGCAGCGTCGCTGCCGAAGCCAGCTTCGCGCAGCTGGGTCTGGTCGCCCCCAGCCTGGCCGGGCCGACCGGCTTCGACGCTGCCCCACCGCTCCACGAGCAGGGTCGTTGGGGTCTGCATCCGCGGGCGCAGCTGAAGCCCGGCTGGGACGCAGGCGCCTGGCGCTGGCTCTGGCAGGCGCGGCAGGCCTCGGGGCCGCGACGCGGCACCGCACAGAAAAGCCTGGGTGAGCTGGCCCGCTACGGCCGGCTGCAGCTGCGCAAGCTGGTGGCAGGCCACCGGCTGGACTACGAACGGGCCGATGGCCACCTGGTGCTGGGCCACCGAGCGCCAGATGGCGGATGCCGAGCAAGGCCTGCTTGAACTGAAGGCCCGCTATGTGGAGGCGCAGGTGCACGACGCGGCCGGCTGCCAGGCGCTGGAGCCGGGCCTGGCAGCCGCTGCCAAGCTCGCCGGCGGCCTGCACTTTCCCGGTGACGAGGTGGGCAACTGCCGGCAGTTCACCCACCTGCTGAAGGACGTGTGTGAACGCCTCGGCGTGGAGTTTCGCTTCTCGACCGAAGTGACCCGCCTGACCCCCGGGCCCCGTCCCTGCATCAGCAGCGTGGAGCTGATCGAGACCACCGCCTTCCTGCAGACGCGCCAGGGCGTGCCCGCGCAACGAGCCAACAGCGCGCTGGACGAGCGCTTCGACGCGGTGCTGCTGTGTGCCGGTGCGCAGGCCATGCCGCTGCTGCGGCAACTGCACCTCAAGCTACCACTGATGCCGATCTACGGCTACACCATCACTGCCACGGTGCGCGACCACGACCGCGCGCCACGCGCGACAGTGACCGACGCCCAGGCAGGCATCAGCATCGCCCGCCTCGGTCAGCGCTTGCGGGTGGCTGGCGGCGTGGAGCTAGGCACCGCCCCGCATCGGCACCTGGACACGTCGCTGCGCCCGCTCTACCGCGCACTGGAGCGCTGGTTCCCAGGTGCTGCCCACACCCACAAGCACCACGCGCACGCCTGGAAAGGCGCCAGCCCCAGCCTGCCCGATGGGCTGCCTGCCCTGGGTGAGAGCGGCGTGCCGGGCATCTGGCTCAACCTGGGCCACGGCATGCAGGGATGGGCCCTGGCCTGTGCGTCGGCCCGCCTGCTGGCCGACCAGATCTCGGGCCGGCCCACCGACCTGCCGCTGCAGCCTTTCGAGGCGCGGCGACTGCAGCAGCGCGCTTGAAGCGGCCGGCAGCCTGGAGCGCACGGGCAGCCCCCCCGGCAGCCCGTGGCGGCGGCGCGGCCTGGCTGCATGACAGGGATCGAAAGGGTCACGCCCCATGCGCCGCGCGGCCAGCCTCGCCGCGGCGGCCGCATGGCGCTATCGTGGCGCCATGAGCACCCCCCGCCCAACCACCCACCCCTTCCCCGTCCCCAATGACGGCGGCCTGCAAGCGGTGCTGCCCGCCGCCCGCAGCGGCCACGCCTGCCGGCCGCTGCATGGCGTGGCGAAGAGCCGGACCATCGAGGCGGCAGCCAGGCAGCCACTGCCTCCCTTCACGCTGATGCAGCGCGCCGGCCAGGCCAGTGCCCGGCTGGCCCTGGCCATCGCGCCGCATGCCGAACAGGTATGGATTGCGGCCGGTCCGGGCAACAACGGCGGCGACGGCCTGGAGGCGGCCATGCATCTGCACCGCGCCGGCAAGGCCACCACCGTGAGCCTGCTCGCCGACCCGCAACGCCTGCCGACCGATGCGCAGACCGCCCTGGCCCGGGCCCGCGCGGCAGGAGTGCCCATCGTCGAGCAGGGCCTGCCACCCGAGCAGCCGGCTCGCCACGCCCTGGCTGTTGATGCAGTGCTGGGCCTGGGCAGTTCGCGGGCGCCGCAGGGGCGACTGGCAGAGGCCGTGGCACGCCTGCGGCAGTGGCCCGGCCCGGTGCTGGCGCTGGACCTGCCGACCGGGCTGGATGCCGACACCGGCCAGCCCCTTGGCGGCGAGGCAGGCACCTGCGTGCGGGCCGATCACACCCTGTCGCTGCTGACCCTCAAGCCAGGCCTGTTCACCGGCCAGGGCCGTGACTTCTGCGGGGCCGTCTGGTTCGACGATCTCGGCATTGCCGCCGACGAGGAACCGGACGCCTGGCTGACCACCGACGCCGCCTCGCTGATGCCGCGACGTGCACATGCCCACCACAAGGGGAGCTTTGGCGACGTGCTGGTGCTGGCCGGGGCACCCGGCATGACAGGGGCCGCCCTGCTCGCATCGCGCGCTGCGCTACATGCCGGCGCGGGACGGGTGTACGCCAGCCCGCTCGACGAGGAGTTCCCGCAGCATGACGGGCTGATGCCCGAGCTGATGTTTCGCACCCCCGCGGCCGCGGACGCGATGGACTGGAGCCGCCTCACCGTCGTGTGCG
This genomic stretch from Eleftheria terrae harbors:
- the tsf gene encoding translation elongation factor Ts produces the protein MPAITASLVAELRAKTDAPMMECKKALTEADGDLDRAEEILRVKLGNKAGKAASRVTAEGIVAAFIEGNTGALLELNCETDFVTKNDDFLAFGKALAEVVAKQGPADVAALSALDLNGTTVEATRTGLIGKIGENMTIRRFKRFAGDSQLVSYLHGTRIGVVVEFTGDEVAAKDVAMHIAAMKPVSLSADQVPAELIAKERSVAEQKAAESGKPADIVAKMVEGSVQKFLKEVSLFNQPFVKNDKQTVEQMLKAANTTVKGFTLYVVGEGIEKKQDDFAAEVAAQVAAAKGQ
- the rpsB gene encoding 30S ribosomal protein S2 → MPVTMREMLEAGVHFGHQTRFWNPKMAPYIFGHRNKIHIINLEKTLPMFEEAMKFVRQLSAKRGTILMVGTKRQAREFVSAEAQRAGMPFVDQRWLGGMLTNFKTVKTSLKKLKDMQAQVEAGLESMNKKEGLLFQREIAKLEKDIGGIQDMNALPDALFVIDVGYHKIAVAEAKKLGIPVIGVVDSNHSPAEIDYVIPGNDDSSKAVALYARAVADAVLEGKANAVNEVVQAAGAGGDDEFVEVNEAA
- a CDS encoding amidase, producing MHIDLISARDALRERRVRAADLLAQAQAAARSPACRHVFLREFTASAEAAARSADLAVDAGAPLLPLAGLAVSVKDLFDVAGQPTTGGSVVLADAPPAAADAGAVARLRQAGAALVGHTNMTEFAFSGVGWNPHHGTPANAGSRAADPSGERIPGGSSSGAAVSVACGAAWAALGSDTGGSIRIPAALQGLVGFKNTARLTPLSGAIPLSTTLDTACALTRSVRDAVLLHEVLAARQLALPRRPLAARRLAVVRHTMQDGLDAEVASAFEASLDRLRRGGARIEEIGLAELGELAQIQSTGGFSAAESWAWHRRLLERSGDRYDPRVAQRIRRGATMSAAEYIELQQARTAWIARVQAALSGFDAVLSPTVPIVAPPIAEIAHDDDAFFRINALLLRNTSVVNMLDGCALSLPCQAAGRLPVGLMVWAGPLCDDTVLDLSLAIEAQLLAQEG
- a CDS encoding NAD(P)H-hydrate dehydratase, translated to MSTPRPTTHPFPVPNDGGLQAVLPAARSGHACRPLHGVAKSRTIEAAARQPLPPFTLMQRAGQASARLALAIAPHAEQVWIAAGPGNNGGDGLEAAMHLHRAGKATTVSLLADPQRLPTDAQTALARARAAGVPIVEQGLPPEQPARHALAVDAVLGLGSSRAPQGRLAEAVARLRQWPGPVLALDLPTGLDADTGQPLGGEAGTCVRADHTLSLLTLKPGLFTGQGRDFCGAVWFDDLGIAADEEPDAWLTTDAASLMPRRAHAHHKGSFGDVLVLAGAPGMTGAALLASRAALHAGAGRVYASPLDEEFPQHDGLMPELMFRTPAAADAMDWSRLTVVCGCGGGEPVRQVLPRALGDSARLVLDADALNALAADSALRRQLQARRARGQTTVLTPHPLEAARLLRCSAADVQAGRIEAAQELVRQDGCVVVLKGSGSVVAAPGQVPAVNASGNAALATAGTGDVLAGWLGGLWAQGLDGFDAARLAVWTHGAAADRWLQDEDGTAPQRGPLTASQLLEALARAAATG